The DNA region GCGCGAGCGTTGTCACCCTGAGCGCAGCGAAGGGTTTCCATGGTTTGCCGGCGAGATTCTTCGCTTCGCTCAGAATGACAGGCGCGCGACGAATGACACGGGCGCGAGCGTTGTCACCCTGAGCGCAGCGAAGGGTCTAGCCCCGCGCGGGGCGCTTCCGCTATCCTTTCGCTTTCCCATTCGGGAGCGGGGGCCATGGCGAAAAAGAAACCAATCGGCATCGCGGACCTTCAGAAGAAAAAGGCCGAGGGCAAAAAGATCACCATGCTCACGGCCTACGACTACCCCGGCGCGCAGCTCGTGGACGAAGCCGGTATCGACACCGTGCTCGTCGGCGATTCGCTCGCCAACGTCGTGCTCGGCTATCGCGACACGGTGCCGGTGACGATGGACGAGATGCTGCACCACGTGAAGGCGGTCCGCCGCGGCGTGCAGCACGCGCTTTTGATCGCCGACATGCCGTTCGGCTCCTACAACGCCGGTATCGGCGACGCGATCAAAAACGCCACGCGCTTCATGAAGGAGGCGGGCGCCGACGCGGTGAAGCTCGAAGGCGGCGGGCCGATGATCGACGTCGTCCGCGCGATGGTCGAAGCGGGCATCCCCGTCGTCGGGCACCTGGGCCTGACGCCGCAGACCGTCGGCCTGCTCGGCGGCTACCGCGTGCAAGGCAATACGGCGGACAAGGCGATCGTGATCTACGAAAACGCGCGCGGCCTCGCGAACGCCGGCGCGTTCCTTCTCGTGCTCGAAATGGTGCCGCATGAATTGGCGCGGGAAATCACCCAGGGTATCGCGGTCCCCACCATCGGCATCGGCGCGGGCGCCGAGTGCGACGGCCAGGTGCTCGTCTTCCACGACATGCTCGGCATCCGCTCCGGGTTCACGCCGCGTTTCGTGAAGCGTTTCGCCGAGGTGGAACGGGAGATGCGCCGCGCGCTTGTCGAATACCGCGGCGAGGTCGAGTCCGGCGCGTTCCCGGCGGATGAACACACCTTTCACATGTCCGACGACGATCGCGAACGCCTGCTTCGCCAGATCGCCGACCTCTCCGACGCCCCATGAGCGGCGCCCCATCCGCCGGCGCGGCGCCGCGGCTTTCACGCGTCGGCGTCAAGAACATCACCTACCCCGTCGCCGTGCTCGACCGCACCGAAGGAAGGCAACACACCGTCGCGAACGTCGATATGTCGGTGGACCTCGCGCGACCCATGTTGGCCACGGAAGAGGCCGACCTGGTCGACATCCTCAATCGCCACAGCGGGGAAATGACCGCCGAAAACGTCCCGGCGATTCTTGCGGACATGCTCTCAGCGTTTGACGCCGGGCGCGCGCGCATCGAGTTTTCGTTCCCCTACTTCGTCGCGAAAAAGGCGCCCGTTTCCGGGCTGTCCGGGCTGCTGGAATACGAGTGCCGCATCCTTGGCGAGGCCGAACCCGGCGAGTCGGGCGCGCGCGTGAACGTCGGCGTCGAGGTGCGCGTGCCGGTGACGATCCTCCACCCCGCGTCGGT from bacterium includes:
- the panB gene encoding 3-methyl-2-oxobutanoate hydroxymethyltransferase encodes the protein MAKKKPIGIADLQKKKAEGKKITMLTAYDYPGAQLVDEAGIDTVLVGDSLANVVLGYRDTVPVTMDEMLHHVKAVRRGVQHALLIADMPFGSYNAGIGDAIKNATRFMKEAGADAVKLEGGGPMIDVVRAMVEAGIPVVGHLGLTPQTVGLLGGYRVQGNTADKAIVIYENARGLANAGAFLLVLEMVPHELAREITQGIAVPTIGIGAGAECDGQVLVFHDMLGIRSGFTPRFVKRFAEVEREMRRALVEYRGEVESGAFPADEHTFHMSDDDRERLLRQIADLSDAP
- a CDS encoding GTP cyclohydrolase, FolE2/MptA family; this translates as MSGAPSAGAAPRLSRVGVKNITYPVAVLDRTEGRQHTVANVDMSVDLARPMLATEEADLVDILNRHSGEMTAENVPAILADMLSAFDAGRARIEFSFPYFVAKKAPVSGLSGLLEYECRILGEAEPGESGARVNVGVEVRVPVTILHPASVDPERHGSRNQRCVVTVALRFGRIIWIEDVINLVEECASSELYSLLKRPDERHVTLRAYENPRSHEEIALEVARRLAEDENIRWFTVESVSLESMHNHENYARLEWRREGA